One window of the Fusarium oxysporum f. sp. lycopersici 4287 supercont2.72 genomic scaffold, whole genome shotgun sequence genome contains the following:
- a CDS encoding uncharacterized protein (At least one base has a quality score < 10): MKIHPVFHTNLLKPAATDPLPGQNPDPPPPVEAEGVEEWEVEDIVDSRWDRRGREGRPRLKYTVKWAGYADPTEVPADYVENAAEVVANFHRRYPDKPGPQ; the protein is encoded by the coding sequence ATGAAGATACACCCGGTATTTCACACAAACCTGCTTAAGCCCGCCGCTACCGACCCGCTGCCGGGCCAGAATCCAGACCCGCCGCCGCCTGTCGAAGCTGAAGGAGTAGAGGAGTGGGAAGTCGAAGATATCGTAGATTCCCGCTGGGACAGACGCGGCCGCGAAGGCCGTCCTAGACTGAAGTATACCGTGAAATGGGCTGGATACGCAGACCCAACAGAAGTCCCCGCAGACTATGTGGAGAACGCCGCCGAGGTTGTGGCTAACTTCCACAGGAGATATCCCGATAAACCTGGACCACAGTGA